The DNA window GCGTGAAGTGGAAGACGAAGCGCTCGTGCCGGTCGAGCCAGGCGCGGACCTTGGGATGCTTGTGGGCGGCGTAGTTGTCGAGGATGACGTGGACCATCTTGCCGGCCGGCACCTCGGCCTCGATCGCGTTCAGGAAGCGCATGAACTCCTGATGGCGGTGGCGCTGCATGTTGCGGCCGATGACGGTCCCGTCGAGGACGTTGAGCGCAGCGAACAGGGTCGTGGTGCCATGGCGCTTGTAGTCGTGCGTCATGGTGCCGAGCCGGCCCTTCTTCAGCGGCAGGCCCGGCTGGGTGCGATCGAGAGCCTGGATTTGGCTCTTCTCGTCGAGCGAAAGCACGATGGCGTGGGCCGGCGGATCGACATAGAGCCCGACCACGTCGCGCAGCTTGTCGACGAAGTTCGGATCGTTCGAGAGCTTGAATTGCCGATAACGGTGCGGCTGAAGCCCGTGCGCCTTCCAGATGCGCCGGACCGCGCTGGCGCTGATGCCGCTCGCCCGTGCCATCAGATCGGCGGTCCAATGGGTGGTCTCGACCGGCGGATCGGCAAGCGTCAGCGCCACCACGCGCGCGGCCACCTCCGGACCGAGCGGAGGGATGCGCGAGGGCCGCGTCTTGTCGTGCAGGAGGCCGGCGATGCCTTCCTTCATGAACCGTTCCTGCCAGCGCCAGACGCAGGTCTTCGACTTGCCGGTCCGGCGCATGATCTCGTTGGTGCCAACACCGTCGGCGCTCGAGAGGATGATCGCCGCCCGCCAAGCGTGTTTCTGCGAGGCGTTACGGTCCCTGGTGATCGCACCCCAATCAGGACTCTTCTGTCAGGCAAAGACCACTAGCGGCTGTGGGAGTCGATAATGGGCGATGTCGTCGACGCCCCGTTTCTGAGCTGTGGGACGCTAACGGTGCGGAACCGAGCACTAGCTTTTCGGCACGTGAGGCTGCAGTATTGGCCTGTCGAGCGGCGTGGGCGGAAATGCTCCCCGCACTGGTTGCCAAGCATGCTTGTTCGGAAAGACCCGGAGACGGCACCCTTGTGCCCCCAATGCGGGGATGCGATGCGGCTTGCCCGCAAGCTCCCGCCAGTGCGGCCGCTGTCTGGGCTGGTCGTCCACTTATGCGGAGGCTGCGGATACGTCGGAACCGCCGAACGCGAGCCCGATCCCCCACCACCGAAGTGGCTTCGACCGACGCGCGGCGTACGAATTTCCCTGTTTCGTGCCGGCACTCGCGAACGCCAATAATCAGGCATGGACGACCAGCCAAAGACGAGGCTGATCTGTCGTCGTTGCGCGGCGCGCATGAAGCTCGCCAGGCTACTGCCCTGGCTCGACCACAGACTCCCAGCGATCCTCCTGTTTCAGTGCACCGACTGCGGGCATGTCGACATGGTCGAGTGGCCCGAGTCCGACGAAGAGGCGCCTTGAATGAACTTCGCGACAGCCTTGGCGCGCACCACACGTGCGGCTACAGGTTAGCAAATGGGTCGAGACACCGATCCAACGCTATCTGGGAAACAGGTCGATTATCTCGACCGCCCGATCGGTCAAGGATTCTGGAAGGATTGATGCTGCCAATAGAGAACGCGCTGGCACGCTTACACCACGCCTGCAATCCCGCACCCCGAGCGTTGCGCCGCTAATGCCCCGGCACCGATACGACGCTCCAACCATCTGGCTCATCGTCCGCATCAATCCGTAATGCGATCCTCAGCTTTGGCAACGTTATCGATCCTCGCCGCAAGCGCTGCGCCATAGCCCCGTCTGGTAAATGACCCTCCGATCTGACTAGCAGGCTCTCTGCTACGACCCGCTCGTGCTCTTCGCGTGGACTTTTGATCCTATACATACGGTCGCCGTCTCGTTCCGGCATCTCACCTACGATCTTGTAGTCGCCGGGAGCCGCAAGTCGAGAAATCATCGGAATGCAGGTCACTACTTCGCCAACGTTGAATTGCCCCATTGCCCCTCTCCACGCCAATCCCGGAGAGTCAACAGTGACGACCCAGATTTTGTTCGAGTGATGCCTATGTCCCGCTAAAACGGT is part of the Candidatus Saccharimonadia bacterium genome and encodes:
- a CDS encoding IS630 family transposase, producing the protein MTRDRNASQKHAWRAAIILSSADGVGTNEIMRRTGKSKTCVWRWQERFMKEGIAGLLHDKTRPSRIPPLGPEVAARVVALTLADPPVETTHWTADLMARASGISASAVRRIWKAHGLQPHRYRQFKLSNDPNFVDKLRDVVGLYVDPPAHAIVLSLDEKSQIQALDRTQPGLPLKKGRLGTMTHDYKRHGTTTLFAALNVLDGTVIGRNMQRHRHQEFMRFLNAIEAEVPAGKMVHVILDNYAAHKHPKVRAWLDRHERFVFHFT